The following coding sequences lie in one Deltaproteobacteria bacterium genomic window:
- a CDS encoding thioredoxin family protein, producing the protein MSPLLPDTVDATFPAAAAAAPTTALYFSATWCGPCRSFGPLLERVIATMGDRVALVKVDVDASPELAVKYGVRSVPTVVVLRDGEMVARNSGTLPEGGVRRLLHADG; encoded by the coding sequence ATGTCCCCGCTGCTTCCCGACACCGTCGATGCGACCTTCCCCGCCGCCGCCGCCGCCGCACCCACGACCGCGCTCTACTTCTCGGCGACCTGGTGCGGCCCCTGCCGCAGCTTCGGCCCGCTGCTCGAGCGCGTGATCGCCACCATGGGCGATCGCGTCGCGCTCGTGAAGGTCGACGTCGACGCGTCGCCGGAGCTCGCCGTGAAGTACGGCGTGCGCAGCGTGCCGACCGTGGTCGTGCTGCGCGACGGTGAGATGGTGGCACGCAACAGCGGTACGCTGCCCGAGGGCGGCGTGCGGCGTCTGCTCCACGCAGACGGCTGA
- a CDS encoding PspC domain-containing protein, with translation MATPHPGLNPFVTRPLVRSRDNRVLFGVCAGLAERFGADPVLFRLGFVALALLFGKGVLLYLILLAVMPSSPRAAIA, from the coding sequence ATGGCGACGCCGCACCCTGGATTGAACCCCTTCGTGACCCGCCCGCTCGTTCGTTCGCGTGACAATCGCGTGCTCTTTGGCGTCTGCGCCGGCCTCGCGGAGCGCTTCGGTGCCGACCCGGTGTTGTTCCGCCTCGGCTTCGTGGCCCTTGCGCTGCTGTTCGGCAAGGGCGTGCTGCTGTACTTGATCCTCCTCGCGGTGATGCCGTCCAGCCCGCGCGCCGCGATCGCGTGA
- a CDS encoding fatty acid cis/trans isomerase, protein MPATATPPRTPWVRRFVLAMLLCSCVAQRERQLERRFGALAVRDRSIDHVDAGAIDYTTQVRPILEARCVVCHACFDAPCQLDLGSPEGIDRGISKQRVYEATRLLNIDPTRLFEDEQSTTAWREKHDFRPVLNEHDQSEKANREASVLFRALELKRKHPLRAGATLSDDIDLDLHRDQQCPTEAEYSHFAQKHPQWGMPFALPGLDDREHEIVTRWIAEGARSTPTPPLPASLQQQVERWEAFFNADDAKTRLTSRYLYEHLFLAHLYFGEPQGAPQFFELVRSKTPPGQPIERISTRRPYDDPGVARPFYRLWPVHESIISKLHLPYRLDEARRERWTKWFIDADYTLDAVPDYRNGANPFATFAAIPARSRYRFLLDEAEFTIMGFIKGPVCRGPGAINVIEEQFWVYFVDPELDTQLNDAGFLARNASALALPAEAGSNARPLATWLHQSKDEERWAKARQRALREDFAERRADLGMLWDGDGDNANAVLTVFRHFDSAAVVKGMVGDAPKTAWVIDYPVFERIHYLLVAGFDVYGNVGHQLATRTYMDFLRMESEINFLQLLPPRARSSERAYWYRDTHERPYRELVDRLMKTDITTGIEYATDRPKQELYAALARHFEKLLERRYDLDEAPDDIATPLAELGQLHGARLQHAVQAALLLIPDAPAGSQIISIIRNDGHTNIASPFFEENRRVPAEDTLTIARGFVGTYPNAFWEVERARLGEFVRRFAAVDGEADYAALQHDFGKRRTDPDFWQTSDRVAEIYRNDSPIEFGLLDLARYERPAKLSRGR, encoded by the coding sequence ATGCCCGCGACCGCGACGCCCCCGCGCACCCCATGGGTCCGACGCTTCGTCCTGGCGATGCTGCTGTGCTCGTGCGTCGCGCAGCGCGAGCGTCAGCTCGAACGGCGCTTCGGCGCGCTCGCGGTGCGCGATCGCAGCATCGATCACGTCGACGCGGGCGCCATCGACTACACCACGCAGGTGCGCCCGATCCTCGAGGCGCGCTGCGTGGTCTGCCACGCCTGCTTCGACGCACCGTGCCAGCTCGATCTCGGCTCGCCCGAGGGCATCGATCGTGGCATCAGCAAGCAGCGCGTCTACGAGGCCACACGCCTGCTGAACATCGACCCCACGCGGCTGTTCGAGGACGAGCAGAGCACGACGGCGTGGCGCGAGAAGCACGACTTCCGCCCGGTGCTCAACGAGCACGACCAGAGCGAGAAGGCCAATCGCGAGGCCAGCGTGTTGTTCCGCGCGCTCGAGCTCAAGCGCAAGCATCCGCTGCGCGCGGGCGCGACGCTGTCCGACGACATCGACCTCGACCTGCACCGCGATCAGCAGTGCCCGACCGAAGCCGAGTACAGCCACTTCGCGCAGAAGCATCCCCAGTGGGGCATGCCGTTCGCGCTGCCGGGCCTCGATGATCGCGAGCACGAGATCGTCACGCGGTGGATCGCCGAAGGTGCCCGCAGCACGCCCACACCCCCGCTTCCCGCGTCGCTGCAGCAGCAGGTCGAGCGCTGGGAGGCGTTCTTCAACGCCGACGACGCCAAGACGCGTCTGACCAGCCGCTATCTCTACGAGCACCTTTTCCTCGCCCACCTCTACTTCGGCGAGCCACAGGGTGCGCCGCAGTTCTTCGAGCTGGTGCGCTCCAAGACCCCGCCCGGTCAGCCCATCGAGCGCATCTCGACGCGGCGGCCCTACGACGATCCCGGCGTCGCGCGTCCATTCTACCGCCTGTGGCCCGTGCACGAGTCGATCATCTCGAAGCTGCACCTGCCCTACCGCCTCGACGAGGCGCGACGCGAGCGCTGGACCAAGTGGTTCATCGACGCCGACTACACGCTCGACGCGGTGCCCGACTACCGCAACGGCGCCAACCCCTTCGCGACCTTCGCTGCGATCCCGGCGCGCTCGCGCTATCGCTTCCTGCTCGACGAGGCCGAGTTCACGATCATGGGCTTCATCAAGGGCCCGGTGTGTCGTGGGCCGGGCGCGATCAATGTCATCGAGGAGCAGTTCTGGGTCTACTTCGTCGACCCCGAGCTCGACACCCAGCTGAACGACGCCGGGTTCCTGGCGCGCAACGCCAGCGCGCTCGCGTTGCCGGCCGAGGCGGGCTCGAATGCGCGGCCGCTGGCGACCTGGCTGCACCAGAGCAAGGACGAGGAGCGCTGGGCCAAGGCCCGTCAGCGCGCGTTGCGAGAGGACTTCGCCGAGCGTCGCGCGGACCTCGGGATGTTGTGGGACGGCGACGGTGACAACGCCAACGCGGTGCTCACGGTGTTCCGCCACTTCGACAGCGCAGCGGTGGTCAAAGGGATGGTTGGTGACGCCCCCAAGACCGCGTGGGTGATCGACTACCCCGTCTTCGAGCGCATCCACTACCTGCTCGTGGCCGGCTTCGACGTCTACGGCAACGTCGGGCATCAGCTCGCCACGCGCACGTACATGGACTTCTTGCGCATGGAGAGCGAGATCAACTTCCTGCAGCTCCTGCCACCGAGGGCGCGCAGCAGCGAGCGGGCGTACTGGTACCGCGACACCCACGAGCGTCCGTACCGCGAGCTCGTCGATCGCTTGATGAAGACCGACATCACGACCGGCATCGAGTACGCGACCGATCGACCCAAGCAGGAGCTCTACGCCGCGCTCGCCCGCCACTTCGAGAAGCTCCTCGAACGCCGCTACGATCTCGACGAGGCACCCGACGACATCGCGACCCCACTGGCCGAGCTAGGCCAGCTCCACGGCGCGCGACTCCAGCACGCCGTGCAGGCAGCGCTGTTGCTGATCCCCGACGCACCCGCGGGCTCGCAGATCATCAGCATCATCCGCAACGACGGCCACACCAACATCGCGTCACCGTTCTTCGAGGAGAACCGACGCGTGCCGGCCGAGGACACCCTCACGATCGCCCGCGGCTTCGTCGGTACCTACCCGAACGCGTTCTGGGAGGTCGAGCGCGCGCGACTCGGCGAGTTCGTGCGGCGCTTCGCGGCGGTCGACGGCGAGGCCGACTACGCGGCCCTGCAACACGACTTCGGCAAGCGTCGCACCGACCCCGACTTCTGGCAGACCAGCGATCGCGTCGCGGAGATCTACCGCAACGACTCGCCGATCGAGTTCGGCCTGCTCGACCTCGCCCGCTACGAGCGCCCCGCGAAGCTGTCGCGGGGCCGCTAG
- a CDS encoding tetratricopeptide repeat protein produces the protein MATCAKCGFVMDARRPTPPSCSRCGSPMAAAAGSSGPPSVGLEDLDGVGAPPAFGGEGHIGTTSGSTLFGLIPDDALDAPVTRPHGASFDDTFGELDLPMPGDDLELDLLSGTPVGPTPQSSRVTPAVATPAARSAPAPMPPPRSGPSRDTIDAPAPRLSSAAPPPAPARRPAAAPPSPPASPPASPPASPPAAARRPDVPTPFDLPAPVDRAATPAFRPPSDLPAPVERGTSSTFKVPSVDLPAPSRPVPTAFRAPEPPPFRGPPSPPGGTRPSDGAPRFGTDNNMISIAELDFPSSSDADLPAPAGVTDLPRPAGLIDLPKPSEANLPQSAEGGLLRPAEGGMLTSAEGGLLTPAALDVEPAHILPTAAEQALVPAGELPAPKQGGSAAARAAGAKAAADVAAVGVDPMGARRSPAPRAVRGEGGRRPLILAAVGVGLIGLLAGGAWAAGVFDPPSDEVPVTRGGAGSKPKPKPNAPVAPAGKAVERAPEVLGQLALDTPAGYAAAIDAAAATGDPVGQAEAALLLHLRFGPDPLRSGQAAGWLEPYAKQGEPFVQRVLGLAALAAGALPQAESACADDGPRTRVCRAMIRIAQRRFTDAVTEADAVLATTPSEVIATVLRHEAQAAIDASAELPKIEASLTKLPHHPDLLVVGIHAAVDAGALRKAHAWLAELGPADPSSKSASALRLRLRAELAQAAGATAQAARLYEEVAGLVPDDTASSIARVRSLIAANRVLEAETALRPLLQSRPDDAAVAILAATAKLEAGKGDDALAAVQAIEAKWPGRGDTALVLGQVQAMRLQSEAAQTSFASALQRDPTLVQASIEEARLLATLDRLGDGIAKLDTARKHASDRGDPAAVAQVLRAKAALLDKGGQQTAALAAYDQALEARPNDNAAQLARGLLRLQLGQHDAGRSDLLAVYERTGSFVGLTAPLGRIFVREGTYDQLEALVGDSLDDPDAPTEMLIVGARLRLSQGKTDDAKALLQRVLAVSPNDWETHLLMAQALLDAQEKEEALAEIDRSMPATPSAERHLLRGKILEHLGRYPEARPDYLKALQIDPDLDEARFLYGRQLSRAGESRAAVEELGTVTSHTDRFPAAYVDLGRSWRELGEGGKAIAALDRALELDATLYEAYYLRGRAYFDSNEIAKAATSFESACAEAASHEYWYPEALVFLGRAQARSGKTKAAREAFEKFLAVAPANHASRAEAERQLADLR, from the coding sequence ATGGCGACCTGCGCGAAGTGTGGTTTCGTGATGGACGCGCGGCGGCCGACGCCGCCCAGCTGTTCGCGCTGCGGTTCGCCGATGGCTGCGGCTGCGGGCAGCTCCGGTCCACCCTCGGTCGGCCTCGAGGATCTCGATGGCGTCGGCGCGCCGCCGGCGTTCGGCGGAGAGGGCCACATCGGCACCACCTCGGGCTCGACGCTGTTCGGACTGATCCCCGACGACGCCCTCGACGCCCCGGTCACGCGGCCGCACGGCGCGAGCTTCGACGACACCTTCGGTGAGCTCGACCTGCCGATGCCCGGCGACGATCTCGAGCTCGATCTGCTGTCGGGGACACCGGTCGGCCCGACGCCGCAGTCGTCGCGTGTGACCCCGGCCGTGGCGACCCCCGCAGCTCGCTCCGCACCGGCACCGATGCCGCCGCCGCGCAGCGGTCCATCGCGGGACACCATCGACGCACCGGCGCCGCGCTTGTCGAGCGCGGCCCCGCCACCGGCACCGGCACGCAGGCCCGCCGCTGCACCGCCCTCGCCACCGGCCTCGCCACCGGCCTCGCCACCGGCCTCGCCACCGGCCGCTGCGCGACGCCCGGACGTGCCCACGCCGTTCGACCTGCCGGCACCGGTCGATCGCGCCGCCACGCCTGCCTTTCGTCCGCCGTCGGATCTGCCCGCGCCGGTGGAGCGCGGCACGTCGAGCACCTTCAAGGTGCCCTCGGTGGATCTGCCGGCGCCGTCGCGTCCGGTGCCCACGGCGTTCCGCGCCCCAGAGCCTCCGCCGTTTCGCGGGCCACCGAGCCCACCCGGCGGCACGCGACCGTCCGACGGCGCGCCCCGCTTCGGCACCGACAACAACATGATCTCGATCGCCGAGCTCGACTTTCCATCGAGCAGCGACGCCGATCTACCCGCGCCCGCGGGCGTCACCGATCTGCCACGCCCCGCGGGCCTCATCGATCTGCCCAAGCCCAGCGAGGCCAACCTGCCGCAATCCGCCGAGGGTGGGCTGCTGCGGCCGGCCGAGGGCGGAATGCTCACCTCGGCCGAGGGCGGCCTGCTCACGCCGGCCGCGCTCGACGTCGAGCCCGCACACATCCTGCCGACCGCGGCCGAGCAAGCGCTCGTGCCCGCGGGCGAGCTCCCGGCACCGAAGCAGGGTGGCAGTGCCGCGGCGAGGGCCGCCGGCGCGAAGGCAGCCGCCGACGTGGCCGCGGTGGGTGTCGATCCCATGGGTGCCCGCCGCTCGCCGGCACCGCGTGCCGTGAGGGGCGAAGGTGGTCGACGTCCGTTGATCCTCGCCGCGGTCGGCGTCGGTCTCATCGGTCTGCTCGCCGGCGGCGCGTGGGCGGCCGGCGTGTTCGACCCGCCGAGCGACGAGGTGCCGGTGACGCGCGGCGGTGCCGGCTCCAAGCCCAAGCCCAAGCCCAATGCGCCGGTGGCCCCGGCCGGCAAGGCGGTCGAGCGCGCACCCGAGGTGTTGGGACAGCTCGCCCTCGACACGCCCGCCGGCTACGCCGCGGCGATCGATGCCGCGGCCGCCACCGGTGATCCGGTCGGTCAGGCCGAGGCGGCGCTGTTGCTGCACCTGCGCTTCGGCCCCGATCCGCTGCGCAGCGGCCAGGCCGCCGGTTGGCTCGAACCCTACGCAAAGCAGGGCGAGCCCTTCGTGCAACGCGTGCTCGGGCTCGCCGCGCTCGCGGCCGGCGCGTTGCCGCAGGCCGAGTCCGCCTGTGCCGACGACGGCCCACGCACGCGCGTGTGTCGAGCGATGATCCGCATCGCACAGCGTCGCTTCACCGACGCGGTCACCGAGGCGGACGCCGTGCTCGCGACCACGCCCTCCGAGGTGATCGCGACCGTGCTGCGTCACGAGGCCCAGGCCGCGATCGATGCCAGCGCGGAGCTGCCGAAGATCGAAGCGTCGCTCACGAAGCTCCCGCACCACCCCGACCTGCTCGTGGTCGGCATCCATGCGGCGGTCGACGCTGGTGCGCTGCGAAAGGCCCACGCGTGGCTCGCCGAGCTTGGCCCCGCCGATCCGAGCAGCAAGTCGGCCAGCGCGCTGCGGCTGCGACTGCGCGCCGAGCTGGCGCAGGCCGCCGGCGCCACCGCCCAGGCGGCACGACTGTACGAAGAGGTCGCGGGCCTCGTGCCCGACGACACCGCGTCCTCCATCGCGCGGGTGCGATCGCTGATCGCAGCCAACCGCGTGCTCGAGGCCGAGACCGCGCTGCGGCCATTGCTGCAGTCGCGCCCCGACGACGCCGCGGTCGCGATCTTGGCGGCGACGGCGAAGCTCGAGGCCGGCAAGGGCGACGACGCGCTCGCGGCGGTACAGGCGATCGAAGCCAAGTGGCCGGGCCGTGGCGACACCGCGCTCGTGCTCGGCCAGGTGCAGGCCATGCGCCTGCAGAGCGAGGCCGCACAGACCTCGTTCGCCTCGGCGCTGCAGCGCGACCCCACGCTCGTGCAGGCGTCGATCGAAGAGGCGCGCCTGCTGGCGACACTCGATCGACTCGGCGACGGCATCGCCAAGCTGGACACCGCCCGCAAGCACGCCAGCGACCGTGGCGATCCGGCCGCGGTCGCGCAGGTGCTACGGGCCAAAGCCGCCCTGCTCGACAAGGGTGGCCAGCAGACCGCCGCGCTGGCGGCCTACGATCAAGCCCTCGAGGCACGACCGAACGACAACGCCGCCCAGCTGGCGCGTGGGCTGCTGCGCCTGCAGCTCGGGCAGCACGACGCCGGCCGCAGCGATCTGCTCGCGGTCTACGAGCGCACCGGCAGCTTCGTCGGGCTCACGGCACCGCTCGGCCGCATCTTCGTCCGCGAGGGCACCTACGACCAGCTCGAGGCGCTGGTCGGTGACAGCCTCGACGATCCCGACGCACCGACCGAGATGCTCATCGTCGGCGCGCGACTGCGCCTGTCGCAGGGCAAGACCGACGACGCCAAGGCGTTGCTGCAGCGCGTGCTGGCGGTCTCGCCCAACGACTGGGAGACCCACTTGCTGATGGCGCAGGCGCTGCTCGACGCGCAGGAGAAGGAGGAAGCGCTGGCCGAGATCGACCGCTCGATGCCCGCGACCCCGAGCGCCGAGCGACACCTGCTCCGCGGCAAGATCCTCGAGCATCTCGGACGCTACCCCGAGGCGCGGCCCGACTACCTCAAGGCGCTGCAGATCGATCCCGATCTCGACGAGGCGCGGTTCCTGTACGGACGGCAGCTCTCGCGCGCCGGTGAATCGCGGGCCGCCGTCGAAGAGCTCGGCACCGTCACCTCGCACACCGATCGCTTCCCGGCCGCGTACGTCGATCTCGGACGGTCGTGGCGCGAGCTCGGCGAGGGTGGCAAGGCGATCGCCGCACTCGATCGCGCACTCGAGCTCGACGCCACGCTCTACGAGGCCTACTACCTCCGGGGTCGCGCATACTTCGATTCGAACGAGATCGCCAAGGCGGCGACCTCGTTCGAGTCGGCGTGCGCGGAGGCGGCGTCGCACGAGTATTGGTACCCCGAGGCGCTGGTATTCCTCGGCCGCGCACAGGCTCGCAGCGGCAAGACCAAGGCTGCGCGCGAGGCCTTCGAGAAGTTCCTCGCGGTCGCGCCCGCCAACCATGCCAGCCGTGCCGAGGCCGAGCGTCAGCTCGCCGACCTCCGATAG
- a CDS encoding HD domain-containing protein encodes MILRDPVHGLIAFDGEVESVVVRLLDTREVQRLRRIRSLGAASLAFPGAEHSRFAHAIGSAHVMKRYLQRVARLSSDIPQRERIEPDDARVALAAALLHDLGHGPYSHTFEAVVPGALAHEDWTSRILLDRGSEVNAVLRSIDPTMPAKVERLIHGEHPIGHLARAVSGTFDVDRCDYLLRDSHMTGVRYGLLDLDWLLGSLRLDHAPGASAVTLTVDGEKGLTAVEGFFLARLYMYRQVYLHKAVRAAEAVLRSLFRRLARLGPQRGTPAPLAALLAGQPIDVAGYLDLDDHALESGLRAWSDSDDRQLAELATRLRERRLFKTLRLRKDVAVEQARERLAEVMRSAAIDGDQASIDRVEIDAYIEDATLMVRSGGRLERLLDASPVLRGLSRETFVHYRAIFPPEVRPQVAKAMADLADLS; translated from the coding sequence ATGATCCTGCGCGATCCGGTCCACGGCCTCATCGCGTTCGATGGCGAGGTCGAGTCGGTGGTGGTGCGACTGCTCGACACCCGCGAGGTGCAACGCCTCCGCAGGATCCGCAGCCTCGGTGCGGCCTCGCTGGCGTTCCCGGGTGCGGAGCACTCGCGCTTCGCCCACGCGATCGGCTCGGCGCACGTCATGAAGCGCTACCTCCAGCGGGTCGCAAGGCTGTCGAGCGACATCCCGCAGCGCGAGCGCATCGAGCCGGACGACGCGCGCGTCGCACTCGCGGCGGCGCTGCTGCACGACCTCGGTCACGGACCCTACAGCCACACCTTCGAGGCGGTGGTCCCGGGCGCGCTGGCCCACGAGGACTGGACCTCGCGCATCCTGCTCGATCGCGGCTCCGAGGTGAACGCGGTGCTGCGCAGCATCGATCCCACGATGCCCGCCAAGGTCGAGCGGTTGATCCACGGCGAGCATCCGATCGGCCACCTCGCGCGCGCCGTGTCGGGCACCTTCGATGTCGATCGCTGCGACTACCTGCTCCGCGACTCGCACATGACCGGCGTGCGCTACGGCCTGCTCGATCTCGACTGGCTGCTGGGCTCGCTGCGCCTCGATCACGCTCCCGGCGCGAGCGCGGTCACCCTCACGGTCGACGGCGAAAAGGGCCTCACCGCGGTCGAAGGCTTCTTCCTCGCGCGGCTGTACATGTATCGCCAGGTCTACCTGCACAAGGCGGTGCGCGCCGCCGAGGCGGTGCTGCGGTCGTTGTTTCGTCGGCTCGCGCGGCTCGGCCCGCAGCGCGGCACGCCGGCCCCGCTGGCCGCGCTGCTGGCGGGTCAGCCGATCGACGTCGCGGGCTATCTCGATCTCGACGATCACGCGCTCGAGTCGGGGCTACGGGCGTGGAGCGACTCGGACGATCGTCAGCTCGCCGAGCTGGCCACGCGGCTGCGCGAGCGACGGCTGTTCAAGACGCTGCGCCTGCGCAAGGACGTCGCCGTCGAGCAGGCCCGCGAGCGCCTCGCCGAGGTCATGCGCAGCGCCGCCATCGACGGCGATCAGGCGAGCATCGATCGCGTCGAGATCGATGCGTACATCGAGGACGCCACCCTCATGGTCCGCAGCGGTGGCCGGCTCGAACGGCTGCTCGACGCGTCGCCGGTACTACGCGGTCTATCGCGCGAGACCTTCGTCCACTACCGGGCGATCTTCCCGCCCGAGGTGCGGCCGCAGGTCGCCAAGGCAATGGCCGACCTCGCCGACCTCAGCTGA
- a CDS encoding ferritin-like domain-containing protein, producing the protein MARTHLPHLASLVAAVLADGCCGGLETVETTVTTEHQGTLTAAQVQQVREAELDDDARCEAACHLLFDVDDDYGTYITACSTGDPDEVVDPWSPEKTAVTVSCRVESIESQQVEPTCGRRPQGHRAATVAGDGRGRWFALAAHLEAASVQAFEELARALARHRAPVGLRSRCVAAARDERRHAHAMARLAAREGATVPRCEAGPCHDDLFAVALHNAVEGCVDEAFAAVLAAAQVQALTDVQLRRVFATIADDECRHGQLAFDVHAWLLARLPSDQRAQVEAARAQALASLPTRAAAAAAATPPGLGWPSPRRAAAMARRFAALLGATQSPKRRTNHAEIAEV; encoded by the coding sequence ATGGCGCGAACGCATCTCCCACACCTCGCCTCGTTGGTCGCCGCGGTGCTGGCGGACGGCTGCTGCGGTGGGCTCGAGACCGTCGAGACCACCGTGACCACCGAGCACCAAGGGACCCTCACCGCCGCGCAGGTGCAGCAGGTTCGCGAGGCCGAGCTCGACGACGACGCGCGCTGCGAGGCGGCGTGCCACCTGCTGTTCGACGTGGACGACGATTACGGGACCTACATCACCGCGTGCAGCACCGGTGACCCCGACGAGGTCGTCGATCCATGGTCGCCGGAGAAGACCGCGGTGACGGTGAGCTGCCGCGTCGAGAGCATCGAGTCGCAGCAGGTCGAGCCGACCTGCGGCCGGCGACCGCAGGGGCACCGCGCGGCGACCGTGGCGGGCGACGGGCGTGGCCGGTGGTTCGCGCTCGCGGCCCACCTCGAGGCCGCGTCGGTGCAGGCCTTCGAGGAGCTCGCGCGGGCGCTCGCGCGACACCGGGCGCCGGTGGGGCTGCGGTCGCGCTGCGTCGCAGCGGCGCGCGACGAACGTCGGCATGCGCACGCGATGGCGCGGCTGGCCGCACGCGAGGGCGCCACGGTGCCGCGCTGCGAAGCCGGGCCGTGCCACGACGACCTGTTCGCCGTCGCGTTGCACAACGCCGTCGAGGGCTGCGTCGACGAGGCCTTCGCAGCCGTGCTCGCGGCTGCCCAGGTGCAGGCGCTCACCGATGTGCAGCTGCGTCGGGTGTTCGCGACGATCGCCGACGACGAGTGTCGGCACGGTCAGCTGGCGTTCGACGTGCACGCGTGGCTGCTCGCACGCTTGCCGTCGGATCAGCGCGCGCAGGTGGAAGCCGCGCGTGCGCAGGCGCTGGCGTCGTTGCCGACGCGCGCTGCTGCAGCCGCGGCGGCGACACCACCGGGGCTCGGGTGGCCGAGTCCGCGGCGCGCGGCCGCCATGGCGCGACGCTTCGCGGCGCTGCTCGGTGCCACACAATCACCGAAGCGCCGCACGAACCACGCCGAGATCGCCGAAGTGTGA
- a CDS encoding AraC family transcriptional regulator: MDLRTPPTPLSIVAPAGPLRGWIAGYWFVRDLEGAHRGRPVRTGPVPFAVLSIDLGRPNADECGRPVPTTSLLGLQSRARCWWPSECTDFVMVMLTPVGLARLLPHSGASAAALLDLGAVIGDAAAARLRGSMLAAGSQAERAATLDAWFFALAQRVAAPPELAAITRAHACLRAGAKVTDAAAAADTHVRQLDRWLRRHLGVAPKALMDLERLHASVLAVQHGRGESLDGYSDQAHQIRSWRRRLATTPGAYRRAGRSVLVQDTLGLDAPVAFYL; this comes from the coding sequence ATGGATCTGCGCACACCGCCGACGCCGCTGTCGATCGTCGCGCCGGCGGGACCGCTGCGCGGGTGGATCGCCGGCTACTGGTTCGTGCGCGACCTCGAGGGGGCGCACCGAGGGCGTCCGGTGCGAACCGGGCCGGTACCCTTTGCGGTGCTGTCGATCGATCTCGGGCGTCCGAACGCCGACGAGTGCGGCCGCCCGGTGCCGACGACCTCGCTGCTCGGGCTGCAGTCGCGCGCGCGGTGCTGGTGGCCGTCCGAATGCACCGACTTCGTGATGGTGATGCTGACGCCGGTCGGGCTCGCGCGCTTGTTGCCGCACAGCGGTGCGTCGGCCGCCGCGTTGCTCGATCTCGGCGCGGTGATCGGCGACGCTGCGGCCGCGCGGCTGCGCGGGTCGATGTTGGCCGCCGGCAGCCAAGCCGAGCGCGCTGCGACCCTCGACGCGTGGTTCTTCGCGCTCGCCCAGCGCGTCGCGGCACCACCGGAGCTCGCGGCGATCACCAGGGCGCATGCGTGCCTGCGCGCGGGGGCCAAGGTCACCGACGCGGCTGCGGCCGCCGACACGCACGTGCGCCAGCTCGACCGATGGCTGCGCCGTCACCTCGGCGTCGCACCCAAGGCGCTGATGGATCTCGAGCGGCTGCACGCGAGCGTGCTCGCGGTGCAGCACGGGCGTGGTGAGTCGCTCGACGGCTACAGCGATCAAGCGCACCAGATCCGCAGCTGGCGTCGACGCCTCGCGACCACGCCGGGGGCCTACCGACGCGCCGGGCGATCCGTGCTCGTGCAGGACACGCTCGGTCTCGATGCGCCGGTGGCATTCTATCTGTAG
- a CDS encoding dienelactone hydrolase family protein, translating to MSPAIHRETHRHRIDHGRFEAYVAWPEGPPRPAVLLAHDWSGLHDGIREIADRLAGGGHAVFAFDVYGEGVRGDPLGDNHALMNPLLADRGLLRARLLGALDAARRHPAIDGSRCAALGFCFGGLCVLDLVRAQPAGLRGVISVHGALAPPSLGEQRPIDARVLLLHGWEDPVAPPADVLAITAELTAAGADWELRAYGHAMHAFTFAKAAAPEHGLAFHPIAAARAWAAIDGCLAELLR from the coding sequence ATGTCCCCGGCGATCCACCGCGAGACCCATCGACATCGCATCGACCACGGGCGCTTCGAGGCCTACGTCGCGTGGCCCGAGGGCCCGCCGCGACCCGCCGTGTTGCTGGCCCACGACTGGAGCGGACTGCACGACGGCATCCGCGAGATCGCGGATCGCCTCGCGGGTGGCGGCCACGCCGTGTTTGCGTTCGACGTCTACGGCGAGGGCGTGCGCGGCGACCCGCTGGGCGACAACCACGCGTTGATGAACCCGCTGCTCGCCGATCGCGGGTTGCTGCGCGCGCGCCTGCTCGGGGCGTTGGACGCCGCGCGCCGCCATCCCGCGATCGATGGCTCGCGCTGCGCCGCGCTGGGCTTCTGCTTCGGTGGTCTGTGCGTGCTCGACCTGGTCCGCGCGCAGCCGGCGGGCCTGCGCGGTGTCATCAGCGTGCACGGGGCCCTCGCGCCGCCGTCGCTCGGGGAGCAGCGGCCGATCGATGCGCGGGTGCTGCTGTTGCACGGCTGGGAGGATCCCGTCGCACCACCCGCCGACGTGCTCGCGATCACGGCCGAGCTGACCGCCGCCGGGGCTGACTGGGAGCTGCGTGCGTACGGGCATGCCATGCACGCCTTCACGTTCGCGAAGGCGGCCGCGCCCGAACACGGACTCGCGTTCCATCCCATCGCCGCGGCCCGTGCGTGGGCGGCGATCGACGGCTGCTTGGCGGAGCTGTTGCGGTGA